A single Cyclopterus lumpus isolate fCycLum1 chromosome 1, fCycLum1.pri, whole genome shotgun sequence DNA region contains:
- the lrpap1 gene encoding alpha-2-macroglobulin receptor-associated protein isoform X2 — translation MQLSPVRQAELHSDIKIQEKDELQWKKVKVQGLDENGEKEAQLRRNFNVILAKYGMDGKRDTRPLESNHLKDHDTKEGDTFEDPRLDKLWNKAKSSGKFSNEELLSLKREFQHHKDKTYEYNILMDTVSRTEEIHKNVISSLEGDTKEHVLHQKHTDLKQKMRDLNQGFERLSKLSHEGFTEDSEFREPRVIELWEAAKRANLSSDELDSLKEELRHFETKVEKHSHYQEQLELSHQKLRHVESLGDKEHIKRNQEKYETLAEKTREMGYKMKKHMQDLSNKISREGLGHIEL, via the exons ATGCAGTTGTCCCCAGTGCGGCAGGCTGAACTGCACAGTGACATAAAGATCCAGGAGAAAGATGAGCTGCAGTGGAAGAAGGTGAAAGTGCAGGGGTTGGATGAAAATGGGGAGAAAGAGGCCCAGCTCCGACGTAACTTCAATG TGATCCTGGCCAAATATGGAATGGATGGGAAAAGAGACACTCGACCACTGGAGAGCAACCACCTGAAGGACCACGACACCAAAGAGGGAGACACGTTTGAAGATCCAAGGCTGGACAAACTATggaacaag GCCAAGAGCTCAGGGAAGTTCTCCAACGAGGAGTTGCTGAGTCTGAAGAGGGAGTTCCAGCATCACAAGGACAAGACCTACGAGTACAACATCCTCATGGACACTGTCAGCAGGACTGAAG aaatacacaagaatGTGATATCTTCCCTGGAGGGTGACACCAAAGAGCATGTGCTACACCAGAAGCACACAGACCTGAAGCAGAAAATGAGAGACCTCAACCAGGGCTTTGAGCGCCTCAGTAAACTCAGCCATGAGGGCTTCACTGAAGACagcg AGTTTCGGGAGCCCCGTGTGATTGAACTGTGGGAGGCTGCCAAGAGAGCGAACCTCAGCTCCGACGAGTTGGACTCTCTCAAG GAGGAGCTGCGTCATTTTGAGACCAAGGTGGAGAAGCACAGCCATTACCAGGAGCAGCTGGAGCTTTCCCACCAGAAGTTGCGACATGTGGAGTCTTTAGGAGACAAAGAGCACATAAAGAGGAACCAGGAAAAGTATGAAACACTTGCTGAGAAAACCAGGGAGATGGGGTACAAG ATGAAGAAACATATGCAGGACTTGTCTAACAAGATCTCCCGTGAGGGACTCGGGCATATTGAGCTCTGA